The Chitinophaga caeni genome segment ATGGATTATCACGGCAAGTTAGTTCCCGGCGACTGGCTGACTACCCAAACATACAACGGCGGCACATTTATAGAACTTATTCAACCCCTAACCGGGCAAAGCATGTTTCATGATTATTTACAGAACCACCCGAACGGTGGTGTTCAACATCTCGCCTTCCGGCTGCCTGTAGATGGCCTCGACCGGGTTGTTGAGGATATTCTAACATTAGGCTATAAAATTATAAGTGAAGTAAATCACCCGATCGCCAAAATGGTATTCTTCGATACCGATAAAACTCTTGGAACCGTAACGGAGATCATGGGTATTACTGAAGATGGTTGGAAAATCATCGCGGCGATGGAAAACAAATAGATGCTATCCGGGTATTACAAAAGGTAAGCCTACCTGCTTCCACAAAGGTTCAAGAATAACCAATGCTAACGGGAACCCGCCGTTAAAGGTGATTCCCGTCAGCAAATTATGAACACTATTTCTTTTACCCGCTCCAATAATAACTATCCGGATATTTCCGCCGACCAAAAACGGCCGTTCCTACCCTGACCATCGTTGCCCCTTCTTCAATGGCGATTTCAAAATCATTACTCATCCCCATCGATAATTCATTCATTTCAACACCGGGTATATTAAGAGCAAGGATTTCTTGCTGTATGGACTTGAGCAAACGGAAACATCGACGAACTTTCACGGCCTCGCCGCTAAATAACCCGATGGTCATTAACCCCTTAACCTGTACCCTGGGGAGCTTTGCTATTTCTTTCACCAGCTCGATCGCAAGGGCCGGGTGTACCCCGTACTTACTGTCCTCATTAGAAGTATTTACCTGGATAAACACTTCCATCGATCGATCTTCCAGGTCTAAACGTTGTTGTAATTTCTCCGCCAGGCTTAATCGGTCAAGTGATTGAATACAGCTAACACCGTATTTCAGTATATCCTTGATTTTATTGCTCTGTAAATGTCCAATAAAATGATCCGTATGCGGTATATCCTGCAATGACCCGAATTTCTCCTTGAGTTCCTGTACTTTATTTTCAGCAATCAGCGTTTGTCCTGCCAGTAAGGCTTCTTTAATTCGCCGGGCAGATACTGTTTTTGTAGCCAGTAAAAGCTTTACCTCGGCAGGATCCCTCTTGCAACGGGTACAAGTTTTTTCTATCCTGCTGGAAATTTTTTGCAGGTTACTTGCGATGTCATTATTCATAGTCCAGTATATAAAACAGTAGTGCAAAACACCTCGTAAGATTATTTCCACCAATGGTAATAATTGTGTAAATCATCGTACACGAATCCGCAGCGCGGATAAAGCGTATTACCGATCTCGTTCGTTTTCCCGGTTTCCAACATCAGTCCGCAAGCGCCTGTTTCATTGCACCAGTGTTTGCAACGTTCGATTAATGCCACAGACAATCCCTTGCCTCTAAAATCCGGATGTACGAATAAGTCACTAAGCAACCATTGTTTTTCCAGTTTGGTATAATGAAATAACTTGTATAACTGGACGAATCCCACTGCTTTGCCACCGATCATTGCCAAGAAAACATCAGATTCACTATTGAGCAATCGTTCTTTTAAAAAAGCTTTCGCTTTTTGAACATCCGGTTCCTGGCGATAAAAAACACGGTAAAGGTCAAACAGTTCAGCAAGCTCGTCGAGATCTTCAAGGCCGGCTTTTTTAATCTTGTAATTCATACACGATACGTTAGAAATTTGAATAAAATATTTAACTATCATTGTTGTCCGACTAAAAATGCTTTAAAGGTACTTGAATTCCTTACCTGGTCAAGGATATAAGCGAAGGATGATACTTTCACCCCCGCCAAGAGAACCGTGGAACTTCGCACCGTTGATAGCGAAGGGTAGCTTGGCCATACAGTAGTAGAAAGGCCGGATCAAAAGCTGATCCCGGCTTGAGTACTTATGCAAACTGGCAATCCTGTTGGGACTTAACGTCTAATTTCGAGAGCATTTGCTCCAATTCACGGGTTTCAGCATCCGGCAGCGGTTTTAAGGGGCTTCGCAAACAACCGGCATCCTCACCCAAAATCTGAAGACCGGCTTTCACCGTCCTTGGCAACCCCTTGGCTACGATGAACTTCAATAAATCGAGTTGCTTGTAAAATAATTCCCGGGATTGGTTCAGATCATTTTTACATACAGCATTATATAAAGCAATATTTAACCCGGGAATAAGATTCGGAGCAGCGGTACACCAACCGTTGGCACCGGCCGCAAATGCAGCCAAGGCCAAGGGATTAGAACCATTGTAAAAAGCAACATCATCTCCCAGTTCATTCCTCAAAGTGTGCATACGTTGTATATCCCCGGTGCTTTCCTTTATCATGGTGACATTCGGTATTTGCAATAATCTTTTTAACAGGCCCGGCGACATGTCCACCCCGCTTGTAGCCGGGTTATTATAAGCCATAATCGGGATAGAAATCTTAGCTGCAACTGCATCATAATGCCTAAATATTTCGTCTTCGCTCAGTTTCCAGTAGCTCATCGGGAGAATCATAACAGCCTGCGCCCCTGCCCTTTCAGCGAACTGCGCATGGTAAAGCGTTCTTTCGGTGGTAAGATTTGAAACGCCTACCAATACCGGTACCCTCCCCGCAACCTGCCTAACAGTAGCCTCGGTTACGGCTTCCTTCTCTTCATCCGACAGGTAAGGCAAAACGCCGGTACTGCCCAATGGTGCAACACCATGGGCACCGGACACCAGGAGGCGCTCCAACAACCTCTTAAATAATGGAATATCTACACGCTCATTTTTATCGAACGGTGTAATCGGGTAAGCGATAATACCCTCAAACGGAACATTTTTCATTTTCAGATCAATTAAATTTAAAAGCATTACAATAGGGTACCTTGCATTATAAATCGCGGCCTTCTTCTTCCCTTAGCGCGACGCCCAAATTTTGGAGTTGCGGTGCATTTTCGCAAGCAATGTATTTGGCAGGTTTGCTATCACTCATGTTTTGGTGCCTGTGCCAGGCCCAAGATGGAATATAAACGGCATCGCCCGCTTCCCATGCTACACGCTCCCCTTCTATCTCTGTCCACCCGCTACCTTCCACTACGTACAACACCGTTTCATACGTATGGCGGTGCCGGTTCGTTAGCTGCCCGGGAAGTAATCCACCGATGGTCATGCTCACGTTTTTACTCGGCAAATCCACGAAAAAAACGGGGTGTTTCCTTTCGGTGGAGAAATGATCGTGCACCCCGGCTTTCTCGACATTTTTATGAATGACATGTGAAGGTTTTACATACACCGGTCTTGCAAAAGTTTGATGAAAATCTTTTGAGCTGAATGGTTTCTGCTCTGCATGGATGGACTTCTCAATGCCTGTTGGTGTTTTTTCGAGTTTCGACATCGTTGAAATTTTTTATTGTTTATTGCATCATCGCGAAACAAAAGTATGGTAACTTTGGACTATCTTACTGATACAGTTTTTTAATAAATAAGTAGTCCAGATGTTAAGACCGTGGAAACTAGAAATTCAAATTAATTACGGGAGTGAAAAGGCGATTTATTTACAAATTGCCGATGCTATCATTGCCGATATACAATCCGGGCGATTAAAAAAGGGAACCGCTTTACCGGGCAGCAGGATCCTGGCCCGTGAACTGAACCTGAATAGGAATACTATCGTAGAAGCGTTCAATGTATTATTGAGTGAAGAATGGATCATCTCAAAAGAGCGGAGGGGAACTTTTGTTGCCGACATCCTGCCGGTAATAAATAAAAACGATAAGCCCCAGGTTTTTCAAGGGCGGGGAGAAAATAGTACACCCCGGTTGCGTATCAAGTTCGATGACGGTTCTCCGGATAGTAAAATCGCACCTGTCAGCGAACTTGCCAGGGCGTACCGTCAAATTTTTAACCGGAAAGCCAAATGGCAAATGATGGGCTATGCTAATGAATTCGGTAATATCGAGTTCCGGAAAGCTATTTCGCAAATGCTGAACCATCAAAGGGGGATGCAGATCAATGAAGAGCAACTTTGCATTACCCGCGGTAGCCAGATGGCCATGTTCCTGGCAGCCCATTGCCTATTTAAAAATGGAGATCATGTAATGGTGGAAAACCCTGGCTACAAACCGGCATGGAAAGCATTTGAAAATTCAGGAGCCCGGCTATTACCTGTAAATATTGATACCGAAGGTTTAGTGATCGATGATGTAAAAAAGCATTTGAAAAAACATGCCAATATCAAAGCTATTTACACTACGCCGCATCACCAATACCCTACAACCGTTACACTCAGTTTACAAAGACGGATGGAATTGATCCGGTTATCGAACGAATACGGCTTTACGATTATCGAAGATGATTATGATAATGAATTTCATTTCGGCTACCGACCGGTACTGCCCTTGTGTAGTTACCCGGAATTAAAAAACTACATCTATATCGGGACGATGAGTAAAGTAGTGGCCCCTGCCCTGCGCATCGGCTACCTTGCCAGCAATGATTATGAACTGCTAAAAGGAATTAAGTCATTACGAAAAATCATCGATATCCAGGGCGATTCGATTATGGAGCAAGCCGTTTTGCAACTCATCAAGGATGGAACGATAAAACGCCACTTGAAAAAAGCGACCCTGTATTATAAATCAAAAAGGGATCTGGTTGCCCATCTCCTTGAAAAATATCTCGATGGCATCGCCAACTATACCATACCGGACGGAGGACTGGCATTTTGGATCGTCCCACGGGAACCTGTAAACTGGAAACAGGTCAGTAGCCAGCTAGAAAACAAAGGTATCAAGATCCTACTTCCAGAAACATACAGTTACCATAAAGTTGTAAATGGCCTCCGGTTAGGGTATGCTTATTTATCCGGGGAGCAACTGGAAGAAGGAATCTGCGAGCTGTCGATTTGCTTAGGTCAAAAACCGAGCTCATAGCGGATTAATGGAAAGGGATCACGATAATATATACATGAAGCAGGACTTGTAAATTCCCCGCTAAATTTATCTCTGGGCGTATATATCTGGCGGGTAGACACGCAACAATGTATGATTTTCCGAGCGAAATTTAAAAAATCCTGGATCCCTATGACTTCGAAAGTTATCGTTGAAGGCCAAGTCGTTACCGGACAAAACCCTTTCAGTTCCAAGGAGATGACCAAGATTGTTATTCAAGAACTTGAAAAGCAAATGGAT includes the following:
- a CDS encoding VOC family protein, whose translation is MNTLNDTLSKLELAQIGWVVPDINASMQFLSKTLGIEGFPQPEHFQAQDLQMDYHGKLVPGDWLTTQTYNGGTFIELIQPLTGQSMFHDYLQNHPNGGVQHLAFRLPVDGLDRVVEDILTLGYKIISEVNHPIAKMVFFDTDKTLGTVTEIMGITEDGWKIIAAMENK
- a CDS encoding YggS family pyridoxal phosphate-dependent enzyme, which translates into the protein MNNDIASNLQKISSRIEKTCTRCKRDPAEVKLLLATKTVSARRIKEALLAGQTLIAENKVQELKEKFGSLQDIPHTDHFIGHLQSNKIKDILKYGVSCIQSLDRLSLAEKLQQRLDLEDRSMEVFIQVNTSNEDSKYGVHPALAIELVKEIAKLPRVQVKGLMTIGLFSGEAVKVRRCFRLLKSIQQEILALNIPGVEMNELSMGMSNDFEIAIEEGATMVRVGTAVFGRRKYPDSYYWSG
- a CDS encoding GNAT family N-acetyltransferase; protein product: MNYKIKKAGLEDLDELAELFDLYRVFYRQEPDVQKAKAFLKERLLNSESDVFLAMIGGKAVGFVQLYKLFHYTKLEKQWLLSDLFVHPDFRGKGLSVALIERCKHWCNETGACGLMLETGKTNEIGNTLYPRCGFVYDDLHNYYHWWK
- a CDS encoding dihydrodipicolinate synthase family protein, encoding MKNVPFEGIIAYPITPFDKNERVDIPLFKRLLERLLVSGAHGVAPLGSTGVLPYLSDEEKEAVTEATVRQVAGRVPVLVGVSNLTTERTLYHAQFAERAGAQAVMILPMSYWKLSEDEIFRHYDAVAAKISIPIMAYNNPATSGVDMSPGLLKRLLQIPNVTMIKESTGDIQRMHTLRNELGDDVAFYNGSNPLALAAFAAGANGWCTAAPNLIPGLNIALYNAVCKNDLNQSRELFYKQLDLLKFIVAKGLPRTVKAGLQILGEDAGCLRSPLKPLPDAETRELEQMLSKLDVKSQQDCQFA
- a CDS encoding cupin domain-containing protein — protein: MSKLEKTPTGIEKSIHAEQKPFSSKDFHQTFARPVYVKPSHVIHKNVEKAGVHDHFSTERKHPVFFVDLPSKNVSMTIGGLLPGQLTNRHRHTYETVLYVVEGSGWTEIEGERVAWEAGDAVYIPSWAWHRHQNMSDSKPAKYIACENAPQLQNLGVALREEEGRDL
- the pdxR gene encoding MocR-like pyridoxine biosynthesis transcription factor PdxR produces the protein MLRPWKLEIQINYGSEKAIYLQIADAIIADIQSGRLKKGTALPGSRILARELNLNRNTIVEAFNVLLSEEWIISKERRGTFVADILPVINKNDKPQVFQGRGENSTPRLRIKFDDGSPDSKIAPVSELARAYRQIFNRKAKWQMMGYANEFGNIEFRKAISQMLNHQRGMQINEEQLCITRGSQMAMFLAAHCLFKNGDHVMVENPGYKPAWKAFENSGARLLPVNIDTEGLVIDDVKKHLKKHANIKAIYTTPHHQYPTTVTLSLQRRMELIRLSNEYGFTIIEDDYDNEFHFGYRPVLPLCSYPELKNYIYIGTMSKVVAPALRIGYLASNDYELLKGIKSLRKIIDIQGDSIMEQAVLQLIKDGTIKRHLKKATLYYKSKRDLVAHLLEKYLDGIANYTIPDGGLAFWIVPREPVNWKQVSSQLENKGIKILLPETYSYHKVVNGLRLGYAYLSGEQLEEGICELSICLGQKPSS